A window of Dermacentor andersoni chromosome 4, qqDerAnde1_hic_scaffold, whole genome shotgun sequence genomic DNA:
AGAACCACTCTTACCATGAGAAGAGGCTCGATACGCGAGAGGAGACGGAAATACGAAAGACGGCTGGCGACCGTTCCTTGAAATTTCCGCATCACCTCGgcgtgacgtcattgattttgacGGCGCCAATATACTCGGGcgtatttaattttttattaatcGGTAAAAATCTACTTTATTGCCCTCTAAAAGCGCCAGAAagtgaacttggcaagtttctgCAACATTTGCTGAGCCACAACTGttcaaacgcaaaaaaaaaaaagagagaacaaatGGGGTGCGCCGATACGTCATAGTGACGTTTCGATATTTCTTGCAAAGGTGACAATGCCGCTACAGATTCTCTAGAATGGCGTAATTAATTTTCTGAATGCATCTGTTCTCTACAAAGGGGCCCACGCATGTACGCGTGACGTTCAAATTTCTTTTGGTATCGCATTTCGTTTGTATCGAAGGTAAACTGTTGGCTCAGTAGGACCACCTTTTACGATGTGCTCCAAGCTTCACTGTATGCGTGGCATGTGCAGGAAGATTTGCATGAGAAGTCTCAACGTCTCTATTGAGCGCTTGTATTCATTCGACAGATCATAGggaatttatttgaaagaagtcaGAGAGGTCAGGCTCAGCTAGCGCGCTCTATCCGGCCTATTCCTCCGATAAACTTCAAAACAAGCCGATTTGGACACGGGAACGTCAGGCAACTTGTCCTAAAGTTCAAGATCTGTCTAACAGgcaatgaattctggggttttacgatccaaaatcacgatttgattatgaggcaagccttagtggggcactccggattaattttgaccaacaggGGAGCTTTGACGTGCCCCTAATGCACGAGAATAACAGGAGCAACATTTCAGAGGTGATAACGAGGTTTTATAGCCAACAGTAGCTTCCAGGGACTACATCTACGTGGTGCAGACGACAAGGTCTACAAAAAAATGGTGCACATCTAAGCAAGCCCGTCTGCACGAGCCTCCTGTTTTATTAAGAGCAACGAGTTTTATAAAATTCATCTAATGCTATAGCCTGGGGCTAAGTATACATTTATTGATGAGTTAACTTAATCTTCAATAATGAAGTTTTATAACCCACTCTTAATCTTAGATCTTAATCTTAAATCTTAGATCTCAAGCTTAAGCGACTATGTAGCTATCAGAGACACCACtgtgcggattaattttgaccgtacGGACGTTAGTTAACATGCGCCGAAATCTCTCTGCAATAGCGGTGTTGTTTCCGCCTCCATCAGGACGTGGCTACTGCAGAGAggcatcgaacccacgacctcgtactcagcaacTGAACTACATGGTTACTGAGGGACCAGAGTAGTTGTGTGTGAAGGGGTGTGCCGAAAGCTCTTTCCCGAAAAGAGGAAACAATTTAGCGTTACAGGTAAAATAAAACAGCCTTACACAATTCTCGGCATGAAAAGCAAAATCATCGGATTCCACTTGCTCCAGGAAATTGGTTTAGGCAAAGCTTTCATTGATGTTTTTGAagaacgctgttcctgcttagcGAGCACTTGCAAGTACAGACCACACGACCCAGTTGCACACATTTTCACTGTGAACCGCCTCGCAGAACATAAATTTGTGGCACTCGCTCGTACATATGCCATGCATGGCGACTAAGGAATGACAAGGATGGATCGACCGCTATGACATGAAGATAACTGTATAACGATGacggtatgatgacaatggcatggtGACGCCGGAATCACTACGACAATACGACCATGGAACGACCACGGTGGCATGACGATGGCTGCGTAACGAGGACGGAATGAGGCAGATAATGTGACGGCGACGGCACGACAACCCTGGGGCAACGACGCAGGAGCGACGAAACGGTGATATGATGACAACGGCGTAACGATGACGGCTCGACGGCGACGTGATGTCAATGCTGGAGTGACGACGACAGTGTTATGAAGAGAATAATAGAGATGGAAAGACGACGACATCatggcgacggcatgacgatatgACGACACTAAACAGGTTACAGTGGTATAACGACGGTGGCATTAGGACAACGGTATGGTGATGCCGAAATGACGGCGGCTGCACAACGATGACGGCGCGtagacgacggcacgacgacccTGAGGTAAGACGCATGAACGACGAAACGATGGTATGATGACAACGGCGTGACGATGAAGGCGCGACGGCGACGTGATGTCAATGCTGGAGTGACGACGACAGTGTTATGAAGAGAATAATAGAGATGGAAAGACGACGACAtcatgacgatggcatgacgatgtgACGACACTAAACAGGTTTGAAGTTGAATTTTGAAGTTTATTGAATACTTAGTGCAGACACAAAAATATCGATATATAGTACAGAAAAAGGTCCCATAGTGTAAACACTGTAGGGGGACCTTTTCTAAAGTTAAAACAAAACACCAATACTACTTAACAGGAAGAAAGCAGCGAATtataaaaatacaaaaaatacaaatacaaatgcaaaTACATAATGAGTTACAGTGGTTACAGGGGTACACGGTATAACGGTAAGGTTACAGTGGTATAACGACTGTGCCATTACGACAACGGTATGGCGATGCCGAAATGACGGCGGCTGTACGACGATGACGGCGCGTAGACGGCACGACCACAATGGGAATCACTAGAAAATGACAATAGAACTGCCATGACGTCATAACGATGACTGCACGACGATGATGCAATGATGCCAACTGCGTGACGACCTTTAGATGACGACTCAGGAGTGACGACGTTGCTTTGACGACGGCGGTGCGACAGCAAAGTGATGCCGATGCAGGAGTGACAACGATGGTGTGACGAAGTATAGAGTAGCCGGAAAGGTGACGACGGCATGCCGGCAAAAGGATGACGATGCCAGATTGATTACAATTATATGACGACCGCGCGGCATGAAGACAATGGTATGACCATGCTGAAATGTctacgactgtatgacgacgacggcattacgacaCCGTTTTGATAGCGGTGTAATCACTACGACAACAtggcgacgatggaatgaccacgacggcacgacgacaactCTTTGGCGACGATGCCATCGCGACAGCTGCATGACGCCAATTGAAGGACGATGGTGGACTGATGGCAATGGAACGACAATGGCGGTGTGGCGAGGACGGCTCGAAGACGGTGGCGTGATGACGACAATTTGAAAACGCAGTGACAGCGGCAGAGTGAAGAAGGCGAAAGTATGGCGATCAAATGACAACGAAAGAATGATGACAATGGTACAAAGGCGataaaatgacgacgacggcgtttTGGCGTTGGAGATCACGTCGGCGTTGGAACTCAGGTTCGTGCCTACGTGCATCACATGAAGCCGCAGGCCGTCTCAATTCGCACTATATCGGGTGTTCGTTTGCACTATGTCGGGTGAAGACCAATCGTCCAAGAGTGCAGCAAGCAGCGATGACAAATGTACGGCGACGACGGCGGGACGATGACATTACATTCAGTATGACCCACGGATTTTGTAAGACACCGGCCCGCTGCAGAATCAACGGTAAAGTCCAAgggagaggcaaataaagcttcactATAAAACTTATGCATACCCCAAGCACTGTGAGACTCAAATTTTCTGCGGAGCGTTTTTCAGGTATCTGGCTGCCCAGCATTGTTCGGGGTTCTGCAAGGGGCTACCATAAGGACCGACCGACGTGTTTGTGCAAGGCTTGGATTATGGGTGTCTGACGACAGCAACAAGGCGACGTGGACGGTTTGATGGCCACACCACTGATTTATTGGTGTCGGGTGGAGGAACGATACAACCTGTTCCTTAAGGCCTGGGCAGATCCAGAAGACGATGCATTGTCACATACAGTCTCTAAGCGCGAGCTGCCACGAAGGCTGGATGGTGAAAACTTTCGCGCACTCAAATGTTTTAAGTCAGTTGCTGGTAAGCGACGCGGCGCACGCGTCAAACAACCCAAAGCACCAGCATGCACGAGCGAAGTCAAAGGTGATATTGCGTCTTTTTGTGCACGAGTCTGTGGCCTATAGCGCCTAGTAATCATCAACCACAGAAGCGATCACATCCTATATAGTCGACAAGCTAATATTTTTGCAAACACCTCGCATCTACATTGTATAGTGATGTGGCGTGAAACTTCCACTTCTTGCAGCTTGGCTTCATCATTCCTTCTTGGAATGAAGACAGCATTCCACTCGTAGAATGCGGCAGGCAAAAACCTTGACTATAAGCTTGCCGATAGAAATTTCGCAGAAAAGGAGACAATAATTAAGGGAATTTCCTATGACATTCAGTTGCATGATACCATCAGCTGAGTTCAGGGGTTTTACCTTTTGGCAACAAAACGATGCTAGCAGTACCTTCTTCAATCCCAACTTATGTGACATATTGTCCTCGTTAACAGGTAAACTGGCATGCGGCATTAGAAGCCAGTCAATTCAGCCTAATATTCACGTTGCGCGTGATGTGCTCGAGTGTGTTACAGGCAACGTCGAACAAGAGGCCAAAGTGCGTGCAGCTTGATTCAACCAAAACCTTCAATAGGCATGACCACCAGGTCACATTTCATGTGTCAAGCCGTATTCAATCTTGGTACAAGGTTGGTTAATGGAGTTTCTattaatgctattagcattctTTCGGGACGTCACCCAGTTTGcggtatgtatgtatatatgtccATGCCTAACCTGTTTCTGGCAAACTTCGGGCTCTGAGTAGTCCATGCTCAAATAggcagagcatcgggctgctgtgccgaGGAAACCAGGTTCAAAATGAACTGTTGGACCAACTAAGGTCACTGGTTATGGTGCACTGCGTActtgccgcttttcaatgacaATATTTGACGAACTTGGGTCACGGAGCATGAGACACTGAGTATGTGCTGCGgttcaataaacctctttgacgccagcttgggtcgCCGAGTATGTGTCCCTGGGtatgtatgtgccacttttcGTAACAATAATCACACAAAATATGTCACCACTTACACACTCACTACGAGATAGATCGCACTAAAGTCGTCAATCAACTCCAAAGAATCGATGCGTCGCCGGTTTTGCTATGATCGTGGATCTAGTAGATTTATAATTAATGCCTCGCTCACTCAGCCGATAAGCCTCAGTCTCAGGCGAAGAAAAATCAGTGAAGGCGTTCATTGTCAAGCGCTATTCAATTATGAGGTCTGCGTGCTTTAAATATACCGATGAAACGTTATAAATATGTCCGTGTTTTATGTCGTGATGTATCGTTTCACTACGCTGACAGGGCCTGGTGTGCACTCACTGGCCCAATGTCATCGCTTAGTATTCTGTGGTAGCAATTATCCGGCGGCAGATACCTTGTTGACCAAAAGATTAGTAGCCCaggtgtaaaagaaaaaaaatatccgaCAATTAAGATAgtacctaatgcgaaatttgagcgctgctgtatacgtgttttcatttctctaTACATTGAGGCAAAGAATCTGAGACCGAAATTACCATACCGACTGGCAGCAGGCCAGTGTCGTCAGCGCCTTCACATAGGGAGGGGCCGTCTGGtaacgctagcatgatgagcgacatcggagccagctgtggaagacgacgaagacgaacGCAGGAGCAGGAGAACGAGCGCGATCATGAGGTTACGCTGAGGGACagcgacgctcaacccaggaacgggcgcctaagaactgcgttcttaaaaaaaaaagcatgaaaatCAAAGCTGCTGCTGAATATCGTGCACTTTTTATTTATACTCTCTCCCCCCCGGCCCCTCCCCTCTCTTAAAAgggggaataaagttcattcattcattcatactctACAGCAACGAGGTCTGCGTCCTGTCACCAtttattgtttgattgattgataattCGGGGAGTGCGTACTGCTGCCACTGGATATCGGAGTGGAACAAAGCGATGTTGCCAaatcacagcttcgctggctgcCGACTGGAATAACTACTTGTTTTGTGCCAATAATCTCAATGCCAAGCTCCACCACATAGCTGGGGTGACCACCATTGCGATCATCCAAGTCAGTTTGCAGGATACACGCCGGCCATTCCAACTGGGTGGAGATTAACTGCCGTATCTAGAACGTTCCCCCGACTCAACGTGCCACCCAGACTCAATAAAGCTGATGGCAACGGCGCCCTGCGAGAAGGCCTTCACTGCGCTTCGTTAACACTCCGCAACAATCCTTGGGAATCGCAGTGTCTTCAACCGAGGAGCGGCGCTGTAATCAACGGAGTGGGGTGAACAAAGAGCTTCCGATTCTAGTATTGTGAATACAGGCGTTGTTTACGGGGTCCGAAAGGTATATAATGTCCGTCGCTATAGGAAAGCCAGGCGATGCTCGCTTCCGTGAAGTCGTCGCTTGGTCGCGTGATCTGAGTGTCTCGAGATTGCGACAGCACCACCACCATGGGGAAGTCTGTACCTCTGGAAGCCGACGAGAGGAACTGCCAGTCAGAATCCGCATGCCTCCTCTTCCGGCCTGGGAACCTCGTTGTCTGATCGCGTTGTAAAACAGCGACTTGTTAACGTCAGCCCTGTTTGCAGGTTGGTCCTATAGCATACCTTCGCAGTAGCACTGATGTCGATATTCATGGGCGCATACGGGCTTCAGTCGGGAGATTATCCAGTCACTATTTAAGTCACGTGATTGAATCTGTCATCCTACGTTTTGGCCTATTACTACCATCAAAAAAGCACTTGCTATAGGGCGCAGACCACTGCAGAGACTTTTAAAACAAAACAATTGGTCACGAACCTCCCCTTTATGGTTAAACATACAATTAAAAAAAGCACACAAAACAAGAATCTTTTAAGTAAGCATATGCATACAAACGGAGCGAGGTATGCAGGTCTCGCACACCATTCCACTGAATTGTTACGTGTGCAATCTCAGTATCGCGGGCGACCTTAGAAACTGCATATAGGCGAGTATAAGAATAACTAGATAATAGAATACAAACAATTGTCACTGTTGCCCGATGAGCTATCAAACCTAGCTCGAAAAAGAAACGACAGGGAATGAGCTGCCTCGAACCGTATGTCGCAGCAGGGAAGGCCAGCATACGCGCACGACCGCGACCAGTTCGCTATGCGAACAGACATGTCGGTGGCGACTGGCGCTGGCAGCCGAAGGCCTCTGCGAAGTCGGAAGCGTTGACAGCCAGATTGCACATCACCGGCCCTTCCACGGGATCGTCGCAGAAGTGGCTGCAGTAGCTAATGTAGAACGTCTGCAACGGCGAGAACATCTCCAGGAGCTTGATCCCGAGCGTGGACAGGCCGCCTTCATGGCTGGATGCTGCGCTGCTCTTGAGCGCGGCCAACGCGACGTCCAGAGCGAAGAGGTCGGCGACCTCTTTCATTTCCCGCTTCGTCGCAGCCCTGTCTAGTGCGCACTTTCCCTGTTGCTCCCACCAGGGTATCTCAGAGCCCGTGTAATCCAACTTCCGGCCACGCTCGTCGACGACCCTGACCAGCTGCCGGGCGAACTGGTATCCCAAACCGCTATAGGTCATTATCGGCGAGCCCCGGGTCAGGTACGACGGCGGGAGGACCGCCAAAACGGCAAGCCAGACGAGATTCACCGAGTAGAGGTAGATGGCGCTTCCAGACTGCCACCGGTAGCGGGCGGTCAGCAGGTTGTCGTGGAAAGGGCTGTACAGCGCCAACTGCAGGGCCTGCTTAGACTTGAGCCACATCTCGAAGAACGTCGCGTCTTTGCCGTAGTTGTCGGGAAAGATGCTGTAGAGACCGTCCAACTGTTCGGCGGTCATGAACGGTAGCGCCGGGAACAACTGGGCGCGCATGTGGCTGCCGATCTTCAGGGCCGCTTCCTTCTTCGTCAGGTTGGTGATAGATTCCGAAGCTTGGAGCTGGCCGAGGAGTGCTCTCGAAGTGGAGTTGAAGAGCGTCCAAATGTACTCCTTCCGGGCTTCGGTATCGAACAGTGCGTGGAAGATCGTCGACGCCTGGACAATGCCGAACGATTCATGGACGGCGAGAAAGCAATGCGTGCCAGCACCCGCGTTCTCAGCCGTCCGTCCGCCCAAGGATAAGAAGTCGGCGTTCAACATCCACACGTAGACGTAAGCGAACATCCAGCCGATCACGTTCAGAAGCCGTGCGGGTGAGATAGTTTCGAGTAGATTCGAAAGCCGACTGAATGAGTACTGTTTCATTATTAGGATTTTCGTTTCTATAGAAACGAGGGGAGTTGATTTCACATGCTTCGCGATGACAGCACGCCATTCATTCAAGGAGGCGTTGTGGACATAAAGTTGATGAGCCTTGTGCAGTGGCAGCAGGATGTCATGCTCATCTGTGCGTGTCGACAGAACAGCGTCCCTGATGGCTCCTTCGTCCTTGTGCAGCTCTTGGATGGCGGAGTTCTTCAGCTCGGTCGTTCCGTTGGTTAGGAAAAGCGACACGCTCCCCACGGCGCGGCCGTACGCGACGTCATCCAGCAACGACACCTGCCGCATGCGCAGCAGCGGCAAAGCGCCCGGCTCTTCGAAGGCGACGACGGGTAGGCGGTCTTCGGTCAGGTACACGAGCTTCGCATCGAACCACAGAACAACCCTCCAGTTCACGACTAAGTCCAGGAGGACATCGAAAACTCCGATTATTCCCACCTGCGCACCCGAATCCACCGATGGCCACCGCATCCCGCGTGCCTCCATGAACCTAACGAAGTGCTCGGCTGTCTCCGTGGCTCGTGCGTCGAGACAGGTCGACAAGGCGGTCAGGGCCTTGGAAGTCGCAGGGTAATGTCCATCTGCTGCAGGAGGCGCCGATGTGGTGGCCGCGCTGACGACGCTTGAGACGACGAGCTTGGCGTACGGAAGCG
This region includes:
- the LOC126537564 gene encoding neprilysin-like, which translates into the protein MDPSHAHRSPSRQRPQRTAAHYLVPGTVTDQTVAAGSMGQSTDGIPKGDDAHYAPDLQQWRWPSRASAHSGSPRQPSATRADFPREDQQTAPHADVWAQSKRSPVGSPSLMQSPERRVTIDPSAKMELAKNKQLDGVFQLASADAEPVAGPQFRGPVPHQVIRWPSVRSADKEAAARRRSVAEQLLMSSPSGPVSPIDHGPLEMAAGIASSRRQSMMVQAAIQDLPKFSEAGAKQKRRASMDYRARALQKREQHSPQTRVPSVSPGHYAELELERRRLDKLQSRLSGCRRHKKRLVFAAMGVLLLLVVIYLVLRARTSLEDGVCSSDDCLDHAHQLLQSLDTAADPCTRFHAYVCGANRSRPDAQVAESLPYAKLVVSSVVSAATTSAPPAADGHYPATSKALTALSTCLDARATETAEHFVRFMEARGMRWPSVDSGAQVGIIGVFDVLLDLVVNWRVVLWFDAKLVYLTEDRLPVVAFEEPGALPLLRMRQVSLLDDVAYGRAVGSVSLFLTNGTTELKNSAIQELHKDEGAIRDAVLSTRTDEHDILLPLHKAHQLYVHNASLNEWRAVIAKHVKSTPLVSIETKILIMKQYSFSRLSNLLETISPARLLNVIGWMFAYVYVWMLNADFLSLGGRTAENAGAGTHCFLAVHESFGIVQASTIFHALFDTEARKEYIWTLFNSTSRALLGQLQASESITNLTKKEAALKIGSHMRAQLFPALPFMTAEQLDGLYSIFPDNYGKDATFFEMWLKSKQALQLALYSPFHDNLLTARYRWQSGSAIYLYSVNLVWLAVLAVLPPSYLTRGSPIMTYSGLGYQFARQLVRVVDERGRKLDYTGSEIPWWEQQGKCALDRAATKREMKEVADLFALDVALAALKSSAASSHEGGLSTLGIKLLEMFSPLQTFYISYCSHFCDDPVEGPVMCNLAVNASDFAEAFGCQRQSPPTCLFA